From Balaenoptera acutorostrata chromosome 8, mBalAcu1.1, whole genome shotgun sequence, the proteins below share one genomic window:
- the RPL37A gene encoding 60S ribosomal protein L37a isoform X2: MAKRTKKVGIVGKYGTRYGASLRKMVKKIEISQHAKYTCSFCGKTKMKRRAVGIWHCGSCMKTVAGGAWTYNTTSAVTVKSAIRRLKELKDQ, translated from the exons ATG GCGAAACGCACCAAGAAGGTCGGAATCGTGGGCAAATACGGGACCCGTTATGGTGCCTCCCTCAGGAAAAtggtgaagaaaattgaaatcagccAGCACGCCAAGTACACTTGCTCCTTCTGTGGCAAG ACCAAGATGAAGCGACGAGCTGTGGGCATTTGGCACTGTGGTTCCTGCATGAAAACGGTAGCTGGTGGTGCCTGGACCTACAA cACCACTTCTGCCGTCACAGTAAAGTCTGCCATCAGAAGACTGAAGGAATTGAAGGACCAGTAG
- the RPL37A gene encoding 60S ribosomal protein L37a isoform X1, translating to MGAKRTKKVGIVGKYGTRYGASLRKMVKKIEISQHAKYTCSFCGKTKMKRRAVGIWHCGSCMKTVAGGAWTYNTTSAVTVKSAIRRLKELKDQ from the exons ATGGGG GCGAAACGCACCAAGAAGGTCGGAATCGTGGGCAAATACGGGACCCGTTATGGTGCCTCCCTCAGGAAAAtggtgaagaaaattgaaatcagccAGCACGCCAAGTACACTTGCTCCTTCTGTGGCAAG ACCAAGATGAAGCGACGAGCTGTGGGCATTTGGCACTGTGGTTCCTGCATGAAAACGGTAGCTGGTGGTGCCTGGACCTACAA cACCACTTCTGCCGTCACAGTAAAGTCTGCCATCAGAAGACTGAAGGAATTGAAGGACCAGTAG